A genomic stretch from Pomacea canaliculata isolate SZHN2017 linkage group LG2, ASM307304v1, whole genome shotgun sequence includes:
- the LOC112557040 gene encoding LOW QUALITY PROTEIN: uridine phosphorylase 2-like (The sequence of the model RefSeq protein was modified relative to this genomic sequence to represent the inferred CDS: deleted 1 base in 1 codon), producing MASFIPIKTVEELAGYIPQTGPLQMRNQSFSDIEDDVLYHIALGKKSHDLKDMFHDVKFVCFGGSPNRMRSFAEYMVKALNYKMPAGQDLCDIAHGSDRYVLYKVGPVLSVSHGMGMPSLSIIIHEIFKLLHHAECSDVTFFRLGTSGGLGLKPGTVIITEEAVDGLLRPYMEVATLGMMLQHPSRLSHEVAQELLNLADPNADFDTIIGKTMCTLDFYEGQARLDGFFCDYSKEDKMAFLRRVHNRGIKNIEMESLCFAAYCYRAGIKSAVVCVTLLDRMEGDQINVAHEVIEEWQQRPQRLVAAYIRKHLGIESNVSCNSI from the exons ATGGCGTCTTTTATTCCTATAAAAACGGTTGAAGAGTTAGCCGGCTATATACCACA AACAGGTCCTCTTCAGATGAGAAATCAAAGTTTCAGTGATATTGAGGATGATGTGCTGTATCATATAGCACTGGGCAAAAAATCACATGATCTTAAAGACATGTTTCATGATGTTAAG tttgtgtgttttggagGATCACCCAATCGCATGCGCAGTTTTGCAGAGTACATGGTCAAAGCACTCAATTACAAGATGCCTGCTGGCCAAGATCTTTGTGACATTGCCCATGGGTCAGATCGATATGTACTGTATAAAGTTGGGCCTGTTCTCTCTGTCAGT catggtATGGGTATGCCGTCCCTGTCTATTATCATCCAtgag atttttaaacttttgcaccaTGCGGAATGCTCAGATGTTACCTTCTTTAGACTTGGTACTAGTGGAGGTCTTG GACTGAAGCCTGGGACAGTCATCATAACAGAGGAGGCTGTAGATGGGCTGTTGCGCCCATACATGGAAGTG GCAACTCTTGGCATGATGCTTCAGCATCCATCACGTCTGTCACATGAGGTTGCCCAGGAGTTGCTAAACCTAGCTGATCCTAATGCTGACTttgacaccatcatcggcaaaACGATGTGCACTTTAGATTTTTATGAAG GTCAGGCTCGCCTGGATGGATTCTTTTGTGATTACAGCAAAGAAGATAAAATGGCATTTCTGCGACGTGTTCACAACCGAGGCATTAAAAACATTGAGATGGAATCTTTATGCTTTGCAGCATACTGCTATCGAGCAGGCATAAAGA GTGCAGTTGTTTGTGTAACACTTCTTGATCGTATGGAAGGTGATCAGATCAATGTGGCTCATGAAGTTATTGAGGAATGGCAGCAGCGACCTCAACGACTTGTGGCAGCATACATACGGAAACATCTGGGAATTGAGAGCAATGTTTCATGTAACAGCATTTAA